The genomic interval ACTCTCGCAGGTAGGGCTCGCCGTCCTTGATGATGTTCCCCCACGACGGTGTGGGAGGGACGATGCCCAGGCCCATGAAGCTCATGGTCGCCTCGATGAGGATGGCGTTGGCCGTGTAGATGCTGGCCACGACCAGCATCGGCGACAGGGTGTTGGGCACGATGTGCCGCACGAGGATCCACCGCGTGGGGGCGGCGACCATGCGGGCCGCGTCCATGTAGGGATTGCTCTTGATGCCCAGCACCAGCGACCGCTGGAGGCGTATGGCCCGCGGGGTGAAGGCGATCGAGACGGCCAGGATCACCTGACCCACACCGGCGCCGAACATTGCCACCGCGGTGAGACCGATGAGCAGGCCGGGGAAGGCCAGCAGCACGTTGACCAGGCCGGAGATGGTGCTGTCGACCCACTTGCCGAAGTAGGCGGCGACCGTGCCCAGGACGATGCCGATCGACACCGAGGCGAAGGCGGCGGCCACGCCCACCACCAGCGAGATGCGCCCACCGGCCACGGTGCGGGCCAGCACGTCGCGGCCCAGGGCGTCGGTGCCGAACAGGTGGTCGAGCGACGGCGACAGGAACCGGGCCTGCAGGTTGCTGGCGTTGCTGTCGCCGAACGGGAGGAGGGGCTCGAACAGCGCCAGCAGGGCGATGGGGGCGAGCATGGCCAGGCCGAACTGCAGGCGGCGGGTGCGCAGCAGCCGGCGAGCCATGTCGAACCGGGGCGGCACCTCGACCGTGGCGGTGTCGGCCTGCCCGACGTCGAGCGGCGTCGCGGTCGCCGTCACAACTCCACCCGGGGGTCGGCCAGCCGGTAGAGCACGTCGGTGAGCAGGTTCACGAAGACGTAGAGCAGGGCGTAGACCAGCACCAGCGCCTGGATCACCGGGTAGTCGCGCCCGACGATGCCGTCGATCAGGGTGCTGCCCATGCCGGGCAGCGAGAAGATGACCTCGATCACGATCGTGCCGCCGAGCAGGCGGCCGAAGCTCAAGCCGACCATGGTGATGACCGGCAGCAGCGAGTTGCGCAGCCCGTGATGGGTCAGGGCCGAGACCGACGACTCGCCGAGGGCGCGGGCGGTGCGCACGTAGTCGTTGCCCAGGGAGTCGAGCGTGGAGGTGCGGGTGATGCGACCGATGGTCGCCACCTCGCCGATGGCCAGCACGCCCACGGGCATGGCCAGCCGCTCGACGACCCCGCCGACGTCGCCCCAGTCGATGACGCCGACCGCGGGGAACCACTCGAGGCGCAGCACGAAGAACAGCATGGCGATGAGGGCGACCACGAACGGCGGGGTGCCCTCCAGGACGATCGACGTGGAGGTGAGGGCGTGGTCGAGGCCGGCCCGACCCCGGGAGGCCAGGTGGGCGGCCACGGCGCCGATCGTGACTCCCAGGATCGTGCCCAGGATGAGCGCCGAGGTGGCGATGGCCACGGTGACCGGCAGGACGCTGGAGAGGATCTCGCTGACCGGCACCCGGTAGGCGATCGACTCGCCCAGGTCGCCCGTGAGCAGCGAGCCCATGTAGCTGAGCCAGGCCGACGGCAACGGCTCGCCCAGGTTGAGCTGGTCACGGAGCGCGTCCACCGACGCCTGCGTGGAGTTCTCGCCGAGGATGTACAGCGCGGGGTCGCCGGGCAGGAGGCGGACCACGAGGAAGGTCAGGGTGATGACGCCGAGCAGGGTCGGGACCAGGTGGTACAAGCGCCGCAGGACGTAGGATCCCCCCACTGCTGACCTCCCCTCAGATCTCGGTGTGACGTCGGTAACGTACCATCAAGTTTCACATTCATCCACTAGATTTCATTAGTTGCAACTCACGGAGTGTGGCTCACGCCTCCGCCATCTCCACGAGCTCCCAGTCGTCCTGCTCCGCCTCCGAGCCGTCGAGCGGGACGCCGCACCGGGGCACCGGCGTCCGCCGGGCCACCCGCACCACGGCGCGGACCGAACGGAGCACGCCGTCGTCCAGCGACCGGTGGTGGAGCCTGACCACCGCGTGGTCGTCGTCCCGGGAGAGCACCTCGCCCTCGCGGGGCGTCGAGAGCCACGCCCAGCCCCGCTCACGGAACAGGGCGGCGTCGACCACCTGCACCACGGGACCGTCGAGGCCCATGCAGCCGCGGTAGTGGGCGGCCGCCTCCTCGGGCGCGAGCGTCTGCGTGACGATGCCGGTGAAGACCCGGCGGTCGAGCCACGCCCACGCGGTGCCCGTCGGCAGGATCAGCGCCGTCGGCGCGAACCGGTGCCCGCCCGTGTGCGAGGTGCGCCGCAGCGACACGCCCGGCGGCAGACCCGACCTGGTCAGCTCGGTGTGGAGGGCCGTTCCCGAGGCGCCGCAACAGACGTCGCGCCGGCCGTGGGTGCACAGCAGCACCTCGATGCGGTCGGGGCCGGTCACGTCGGCGACGCGCCCGTGGAGCAGGTCGAGGCAGAGGTCGCCGACCTCGTCGGGGCGCACGTCGAAGCCGGCCCGCACGTAGCCGCCGAACAGGTCGGTGGTGCGCCGGTGGTAGGTGACGCGGACCTCGGTCCGGGCGGACGGCGGGGCGAGGACGAGCTGCACCCGGTGGGGCCGCCGCTCGGCCGCGGCCAGCTTCAGCGCGGGGCGCAGGTTGCGCAGCTCGTCGATCTCGGTGGCGTCGCCGGGCCAGGGCAGCGGGCGCTCGATGACGAACAGGCCCTGGAACGATCCCGCCGTCCCCGCCGGGGTCGAGCCGACCCGCTGCGCCGTCGGGGAGCAGCGGGACTCGGCCCGCCGGGTCGGCTGGCCCACGTCGACGGCGCCGTTGGAGGTCATGGCGTCGGCGCGTCGACGGCGAGGAAGCCGTCGATCGTCTCCCACACCCGTTTGGCGGCGTCGGCGTCGTGGTTCGGCCGGGAGGGATCGTGGGCGAAGCCGTGCGACGCGCCCTCCACCCGGTGGACGTCGACGCCGACCCGCTCGAGCTCGTCGAGGTGGGCCACCGGGACGAACTCGTCCTCGGTGCCGGCGATCGCCAGGATCGGGGTCGACGCCGCGGCCAGGACGGATTCCAGGGGGTCGCCCTTGCCGCCGCCCTTCCAGCGGTCGGGCACGTGGACCATGCCGTAGAGCGACACGACGCGGTCGAAGCGCCCGCCGGCCGAGCTGCGCAGGGCGAACATGCCGCCGATGCACACGCCCAGCAGGGCGACGGGCTCGACGTCGAGCAGGTCGGCCAGCAGCAGGGCGTCGGACAGGATGCGCTCCTCGCCCAGCTCACGTATGCCGATCGTGACCTTGTCGGGGAAGGCCATGTCCTCGAGGCCCGGGAAGGGCTCGAGGACGCCCACCGTGGCCGACAGGTCGGCGGCGAGGCGCTCGGCGATGCCCACGAAGACCGGGGACAGGCCGAACACGTCGGGGAGGACGACCACGCCTCGGCGGGGAGCACCTCCCCCGCCGACACCCTCGGCGGCGCCGCCGGACACGACCGTCGCGGGCGTGCCGGAGTCGAGCAGGATCCGCTCAGCAGGCATCAACGGGTCAGTCCGCCAGCGAGAGCACGTGGTCGGCGATGCCGTTCATCAGCACCAGCCAGACGCCGTGCGACTTGCGCGACGAGACGTAGGCCCGGTCGAGGTCCTGCTCGGTGGCGTACTTGCCGATGATCTCGAGCGTGTCGTGGGCGTGGTCCTGGTCGAGCTCGGAGTGCACGCCCCAGAAGGCGACGTCGTCGGACGAGAGGCCCAGGTTGGCCATCCAGCGCTTGGCCGAAAGGCCCGAGAGGTTGCCGGTCTCGGCCTGGTTCAGCGCCTCCAGCGAGCCCTTGGCGGCGAGACCCTCGATCCACGGCTGGGTGCGGGTGAGCGTCTCCCAGGCCAGGAACGCCGTCTGGGTCGACGGGATCGGCTCGGCGTTGGTGATCTCGTCCTCGGTCATGCCCAGGGCGACGCCCATGTCGACGAGCAGCTGGTAGTGCGAGGTCTCCTCGTTGGCCTCTTCCTCCCAGAGGTTCTCGGTCACGACGAACCGGCGCACCTCGAGGATGGGGCAGTTGCCCACGACGTTGGCCCAGCACTGGCGGCTGTGGCGCGGGAAGAGCCCGAACTGCTTGACGAACTCGATCGCCATCGGCTTGGTGATGTTCTCTTCGACCTCTGACCACCAGCGCAGCTGCTGGCTCGTCTCCATGGCCAGCTCGTTGATCCGCCGGTTGAACTCTTCGCTCTTCATGCCGTCCCCTTCTCGTCGCAGCTTCCGCAGGTTACAACGGGCGTTGCGTCTAGCGCAATTAGATTTCTCATAATGCAATTCATGGTGACCCGCCTACCTGGCGGGCGTAGTAGTTCCAGGCCCACCGCTCGCCCTTGGGCAGCACCGGCTGTGAGCGGGCGGAGACGAACGCCTCCATCTCCTCGGCGGGGAGCCGGCCCTCGTAGCCGGCACGGTGCAGGTCCCAGGTCATCTCGGCCAGGTGCTCCAGGCGCAGGGCGCGCAGAGTGGCCTGCTCGACGCTGGCCCCCACCACGGTGATGCCGTGGCCCCGCATGAGGCAGACCGGCGCCGCGCCCAGGGCCGCCACCAGGGCGGCGGCCGTCGGCTCGTCGCGGACCAGCACCGAGCTCTCGAACACGGGCACCCCGTCCTCGACGAGCAGGCTGGCGTGGTGGTCGTAGGCCCCGTAGACGGGCCGCAGCGGTACGCCGGCGATGCCGCACAGCACGCAGAACCGCGGATGGACGTGCACGACCGCGACCACGTCCTCGCGGGCACGCAGCACACCGGTGTGGATGGGCAGCTCGAGGGGGACGTCGGCGGCGTCGGGGTCGTCGACGGTGCCGGTGAACAGGTCGACCGTGCGGATGGCGTCGACGTCGGTGGCTTCGAGGCCGGCCTCCGACTCGGTGCGGCAGCGCACCAGGATCTCGCGGGGTCGGCCGGGGACGCGCACGCTGACGTGGCCGGTGATCTCGCGGGCCACGCCGGTGTGGCCGAGGATGCGGCAGGCCGTGGCCACCTTGTCCCGCAGCTCGGCGACGACCCGGTCGCTTCCGTCGCCGCCGCCGCTGACGCTCATGCCGGCTCGCTGCGTTCGAGGCCGAAGGCCCGCAGCACGGGCTCGTCGTCGTAGGTGAACAGCGACAGCGGGTCGCCGCCGTCGTTGCTGATCTCCAGCGGGCACCAGCTGGGAACGCAGAACACGTCGCCGAACGCCAACGGGAAGGTGGCCGGGCCGACGGCTGCCGTGCCCCGGCCTTCGGCGACGCAGAAGACCGCGCCACCGACCCGTCGCTGCGGCCCCCACCGGCCGCCGGCGGCGACCGTCACCACCTGGCACCTCGTGGTGGGCAGGACGTCGGCGCCCGTCGCCGGATGCGTGTAGGCGATCGCCGCCGCGCCCTCGTCGGAGGCCGCCGCGGCCGCGACTGCCGCCGAGTGCACGGGCGCCCACGGGTAGGTGAGCGCCGCCTCGCGGGCCGGGTCGTCACCGGGCTCCTGCAGGCCGGTCGGGTGCGGGTCGAAGAACCAGGCGTCGAGGGCCCGGGTGAGCGGCGAGTCGAGGGCGTCGAGCCACACCATCGGGTGCGCGGTGCCGTTGACGTGGTCGTGCCAGGCCCAGCTCGGGGTGAGCACCAGGTCGAAGGGCGAGAGGTGCACGGCCACGCCGTCGACCACGGTCAGGGCCCCTTCGCCCCGGAGGACGAAGCGCAGGGCCGCCGCTGTGTGCCGGTGGGCCCGCGCCGTCTCCCCGGGGAGGATGAGCTGGATGCCGGCGTAGAGGTTGCCGACCGCCCGCTTGTCGCCCTTGGTCGCCGGGTTGACCAGCATCAGGACCCGGCGCTCGGCCTCCTCGGCCGTGACCAGCTCACCGGCGCGGCGCAGCAGCGGCTCGACCTCCGACCACGCCCACCGGTGCGGCACCGTCACCGGTCGGGGGGCCCGGTTCCGGTCGAGCACCTCCCACAGGGGGGCCATCTCGGACCCGAGCAGCTCCTCGTAGAAGCCCCCGAGCCCTCCGTCGGACGTTCGGTCGGGCATGCGGTTCAGGACGCGGGCGGGGCCGGCGTCGCCGCGGCGGGGTCGACCGGGCGATCGGCGCGGACGAGCTCGAGCACCTCACGTCCCTGGGGGCGCTCGGTGAGGCCGACGGCCTGCGCGGCGGGCGAGTCGTAGAGGGCGTCGCGGGCCTCCAACGACTCCCAGTAGGTGAACCGGGTCATCTTCGTGGGGTCCTCGGGCGACCGGAACACGTAGGCGCCCAGCCATCCCGGGTGCTTGCTGGTCACCCCGATCACCTTGTCGATCTGCTCGTCGTTGAGGCCGACCTCGGCGTCGACGGTGAAGTTGGTGATGGACACGAACATGGGGCTCTCCTGATCAGCGGTTCTCGAAGGGGCGACGGCGCATCAGCCGAAGCGGGGCTTGTCGCGGAAGTCCTCGGCGAGGTCGCGCCAGCGCTCGCCGCGCGTGCGGGCCGAGGCGACGACGTCGTCGGGCAGCTCCCAGAAGGGCGGGCGCAGCGGGCCGGGGTCGCAGTAGCCGGCGGCCTGGACGGCGATCTTGAGCTGCAGCTCGCGGTAGCGGGGGTCGGTGCCCGGGGCGTCGCTGCCGAAGACCTCGGCGGCGATGGCCCGCGCCGCCGGCCAGTCGCCTGCCGCGCAGGCGTCGCGCAGCTGCAGGATCGGCCACGGGCCCATCCACACGTTGATCGACCAGCAGCCGTCGGCCCCGAGCAGGGCGTAGGGGAACAGCTGCGCCTGGTACACGTAGATCTGCAGCTGGTCGCCGACGCCGTCGACGAGCTTCGAGAAGGGCACGGTGTCGCGGTGGCTGTCCTTGATGGCCACGATGTTGGGCCGCTGCGCCAGCCGCACCACGGCGGGCACGGGCAGCGTGACGTGGTGCAACCCGGGGTTGTGGTAGAGCATGAACGCCAGGTCGGGGAAGCGCTCCGCGATCTCCTCGAAGAAGCGCACCGCGTTCTCGACGGTCTGGGGCATGTAGTAGGGCGCGCCGACGAAGGCGCCCGGCGCTCCCGCGTCGCGGATCATGCGCAGCCGCTCGAGGGTGGCCCGGGGGTTGGCCTCGGTGCAGCCGACGAACAGCGGCACCCGGCCGGCGACGGCCTCGACGGTGGCCGAGGTGAGCGTGGCCACCTCGGACGGCAGCAGGTTGTAGACCTCGCCGAAGCTGCCGGTGGTGGCGATGGCGTCGACGCCGTCGCCGATGATGCGGTCGACGCCGGCGCGCA from Acidimicrobiales bacterium carries:
- a CDS encoding ABC transporter permease, translating into MTATATPLDVGQADTATVEVPPRFDMARRLLRTRRLQFGLAMLAPIALLALFEPLLPFGDSNASNLQARFLSPSLDHLFGTDALGRDVLARTVAGGRISLVVGVAAAFASVSIGIVLGTVAAYFGKWVDSTISGLVNVLLAFPGLLIGLTAVAMFGAGVGQVILAVSIAFTPRAIRLQRSLVLGIKSNPYMDAARMVAAPTRWILVRHIVPNTLSPMLVVASIYTANAILIEATMSFMGLGIVPPTPSWGNIIKDGEPYLRESWWISLMPALLLILVAIALHLIADGARQVLDPTEHDRGAK
- a CDS encoding ABC transporter permease, which produces MGGSYVLRRLYHLVPTLLGVITLTFLVVRLLPGDPALYILGENSTQASVDALRDQLNLGEPLPSAWLSYMGSLLTGDLGESIAYRVPVSEILSSVLPVTVAIATSALILGTILGVTIGAVAAHLASRGRAGLDHALTSTSIVLEGTPPFVVALIAMLFFVLRLEWFPAVGVIDWGDVGGVVERLAMPVGVLAIGEVATIGRITRTSTLDSLGNDYVRTARALGESSVSALTHHGLRNSLLPVITMVGLSFGRLLGGTIVIEVIFSLPGMGSTLIDGIVGRDYPVIQALVLVYALLYVFVNLLTDVLYRLADPRVEL
- a CDS encoding sucrase ferredoxin — translated: MTSNGAVDVGQPTRRAESRCSPTAQRVGSTPAGTAGSFQGLFVIERPLPWPGDATEIDELRNLRPALKLAAAERRPHRVQLVLAPPSARTEVRVTYHRRTTDLFGGYVRAGFDVRPDEVGDLCLDLLHGRVADVTGPDRIEVLLCTHGRRDVCCGASGTALHTELTRSGLPPGVSLRRTSHTGGHRFAPTALILPTGTAWAWLDRRVFTGIVTQTLAPEEAAAHYRGCMGLDGPVVQVVDAALFRERGWAWLSTPREGEVLSRDDDHAVVRLHHRSLDDGVLRSVRAVVRVARRTPVPRCGVPLDGSEAEQDDWELVEMAEA
- a CDS encoding dienelactone hydrolase family protein; its protein translation is MPAERILLDSGTPATVVSGGAAEGVGGGGAPRRGVVVLPDVFGLSPVFVGIAERLAADLSATVGVLEPFPGLEDMAFPDKVTIGIRELGEERILSDALLLADLLDVEPVALLGVCIGGMFALRSSAGGRFDRVVSLYGMVHVPDRWKGGGKGDPLESVLAAASTPILAIAGTEDEFVPVAHLDELERVGVDVHRVEGASHGFAHDPSRPNHDADAAKRVWETIDGFLAVDAPTP
- a CDS encoding iron-containing redox enzyme family protein, producing MKSEEFNRRINELAMETSQQLRWWSEVEENITKPMAIEFVKQFGLFPRHSRQCWANVVGNCPILEVRRFVVTENLWEEEANEETSHYQLLVDMGVALGMTEDEITNAEPIPSTQTAFLAWETLTRTQPWIEGLAAKGSLEALNQAETGNLSGLSAKRWMANLGLSSDDVAFWGVHSELDQDHAHDTLEIIGKYATEQDLDRAYVSSRKSHGVWLVLMNGIADHVLSLAD
- a CDS encoding class II aldolase/adducin family protein, with product MSVSGGGDGSDRVVAELRDKVATACRILGHTGVAREITGHVSVRVPGRPREILVRCRTESEAGLEATDVDAIRTVDLFTGTVDDPDAADVPLELPIHTGVLRAREDVVAVVHVHPRFCVLCGIAGVPLRPVYGAYDHHASLLVEDGVPVFESSVLVRDEPTAAALVAALGAAPVCLMRGHGITVVGASVEQATLRALRLEHLAEMTWDLHRAGYEGRLPAEEMEAFVSARSQPVLPKGERWAWNYYARQVGGSP
- a CDS encoding cupin domain-containing protein; this translates as MPDRTSDGGLGGFYEELLGSEMAPLWEVLDRNRAPRPVTVPHRWAWSEVEPLLRRAGELVTAEEAERRVLMLVNPATKGDKRAVGNLYAGIQLILPGETARAHRHTAAALRFVLRGEGALTVVDGVAVHLSPFDLVLTPSWAWHDHVNGTAHPMVWLDALDSPLTRALDAWFFDPHPTGLQEPGDDPAREAALTYPWAPVHSAAVAAAAASDEGAAAIAYTHPATGADVLPTTRCQVVTVAAGGRWGPQRRVGGAVFCVAEGRGTAAVGPATFPLAFGDVFCVPSWCPLEISNDGGDPLSLFTYDDEPVLRAFGLERSEPA
- a CDS encoding antibiotic biosynthesis monooxygenase, translating into MFVSITNFTVDAEVGLNDEQIDKVIGVTSKHPGWLGAYVFRSPEDPTKMTRFTYWESLEARDALYDSPAAQAVGLTERPQGREVLELVRADRPVDPAAATPAPPAS
- a CDS encoding dihydrodipicolinate synthase family protein, with the protein product MTILRPSDLRGVIAMMPSFTTDDGADFDATETVDVGRLRAGVDRIIGDGVDAIATTGSFGEVYNLLPSEVATLTSATVEAVAGRVPLFVGCTEANPRATLERLRMIRDAGAPGAFVGAPYYMPQTVENAVRFFEEIAERFPDLAFMLYHNPGLHHVTLPVPAVVRLAQRPNIVAIKDSHRDTVPFSKLVDGVGDQLQIYVYQAQLFPYALLGADGCWSINVWMGPWPILQLRDACAAGDWPAARAIAAEVFGSDAPGTDPRYRELQLKIAVQAAGYCDPGPLRPPFWELPDDVVASARTRGERWRDLAEDFRDKPRFG